Proteins found in one Ischnura elegans chromosome 11, ioIscEleg1.1, whole genome shotgun sequence genomic segment:
- the LOC124167565 gene encoding serine/threonine-protein phosphatase 6 regulatory ankyrin repeat subunit B-like, with protein sequence MANELTNYFEEGYTPLHFAADNGYEGFVDLLLKEGASVNAIAEGRTPLHFAAARGHANITKSLLKHGADVNCMCKANSSDGESPLHLAVRKSHVSVARILLECGANVDAQNKSGHTILHEAVSVAKTSMVELVLEYCPDVNNESNRSSLNLALNGSLIVSEYREIVELLLQKGFNIRDEADVNAVSRYCKSSIHAAALNGYVTVLEALLEYGESANSEDENGQTPLYAAANKGNLQVIETLVKYGADIDSRDQSGRTALHIASWVGHASIVRGLLDYGSDINIVDSCYRTALDFSKTGKYLPNILKRLHGIDYEIDHDSLCFQDDYDDDDGLNPFEYRHGILEYHIIKLKTANLPVSHKNLRSIKYNQTMQDFEDECKNEFETLRQTFVGNTKHSFHHLLTKSDHHLAIILEDDNFSRCITPDHVKENFPLYGSIICGRLTIAKHRRKILDETSACVFQIFPRLNWDCIQKIITYLSNGDLMNVMHACKRKPAAL encoded by the coding sequence ATGGCAAACGAGTTGACCAATTACTTCGAAGAAGGCTACACCCCATTGCACTTTGCTGCGGACAATGGGTACGAAGGATTTGTGGATTTACTTTTAAAAGAGGGTGCCAGCGTAAATGCAATTGCAGAAGGTCGCACTCCACTGCATTTTGCTGCCGCGCGAGGTCATGCaaatattaccaaaagtctcTTGAAACATGGAGCAGATGTGAACTGTATGTGTAAAGCTAACTCCAGTGATGGCGAAAGCCCTTTGCACCTTGCCGTTAGAAAAAGCCATGTGAGTGTTGCAAGAATACTGTTAGAATGTGGAGCTAATGTTGATGCGCAAAATAAATCAGGACATACCATACTGCACGAAGCTGTTTCCGTGGCAAAAACAAGCATGGTGGAATTGGTTTTAGAATATTGCCCTGATGTGAACAATGAAAGTAACCGGTCATCCCTGAATCTAGCACTTAACGGTAGTTTAATTGTAAGTGAATATCGAGAAATCGTTGAACTCTTGCTTCAAAAGGGATTTAACATCCGAGATGAAGCTGATGTCAATGCTGTGTCACGATATTGTAAATCCTCAATTCATGCTGCTGCTCTCAATGGATATGTCACAGTACTAGAAGCACTTCTAGAATATGGGGAAAGTGCAAACTCAGAGGATGAGAACGGCCAAACACCACTTTACGCAGCTGCGAACAAAGGTAACCTGCAGGTAATTGAGACACTCGTGAAATATGGCGCAGATATTGATTCTAGAGATCAGAGTGGTAGAACAGCCCTTCACATTGCATCATGGGTGGGCCATGCAAGTATTGTGCGAGGACTACTAGACTATGGTTCAGATATAAACATCGTGGATAGCTGTTATAGAACAGCCCTTGATTTTTCCAAAACAGGAAAGTACCTACCTAATATACTTAAACGTTTGCACGGAATCGATTACGAAATCGATCATGATTCATTATGTTTTCaagatgattatgatgatgatgatggtttgAACCCATTTGAATATCGTCATGGGATTCTAGAGTATCACATTATCAAGTTGAAAACTGCAAATCTGCCAGTTAGTCACAAAAATCTGAGATCAATCAAGTATAACCAGACAATGCAAGATTTTGAAGatgaatgtaaaaatgaatttgaaacacTCAGACAAACTTTTGTTGGAAACACCAAGCATTCATTTCATCATCTATTAACGAAAAGCGATCATCACTTAGCAATCATTCTCGAAGATGATAATTTCTCTAGATGCATTACACCAGATcatgtaaaagaaaattttcctctATACGGCAGTATTATATGCGGTCGTTTGACTATTGCAAAACATAGGAGAAAAATCCTTGATGAAACCAGTGCTTGTGTCTTTCAAATATTTCCAAGATTAAATTGGGATTGCatccaaaaaataataacataccTAAGCAACGGAGATCTAATGAATGTTATGCATGCTTGTAAACGTAAGCCTGCAGCACTATAA